Proteins from one Salaquimonas pukyongi genomic window:
- a CDS encoding LysR family transcriptional regulator, with amino-acid sequence MHLNSDHLRTFLAILEAGSVTGGAERIGRSQSATSLQVRQLEEVVGQPLFRRHGRGVSLTIAGEKLHPVARDVVQSLDATLSELRGGGLKGKLRIGMPDDHSRSKLANIISSFAALHPDVELEVHCALGAGFASALTSGALDLAVYEVAEPGKDDTILKEDHLVWMCSRDRDVSASEVLPIAVFDRDCWWRDLALSSLKEVGRQYQIVFTSESATGVRAAVQSGIAAGLLSASEDAEVLRTLPDIGAGSPTYLVLQKASGAKGPICDAMSEAIREAFAA; translated from the coding sequence ATGCATCTCAATAGCGATCATTTGCGGACTTTCCTCGCCATTTTGGAGGCAGGAAGCGTGACGGGCGGTGCCGAGCGCATCGGTCGTTCGCAATCCGCGACCAGCCTTCAGGTCAGGCAATTGGAGGAGGTCGTCGGACAGCCGCTTTTTCGCCGCCACGGTCGAGGGGTGTCTCTGACTATCGCAGGCGAGAAACTGCACCCGGTGGCGCGAGACGTCGTTCAATCTCTCGACGCAACCCTGTCAGAGCTTCGGGGCGGGGGTCTCAAAGGCAAGTTGCGGATCGGAATGCCGGACGATCACAGCCGGTCGAAACTGGCTAACATCATTTCATCCTTTGCGGCATTGCACCCTGACGTTGAACTGGAGGTCCACTGCGCCCTGGGAGCCGGATTTGCGTCCGCACTCACGTCAGGAGCGCTCGACCTCGCCGTCTATGAAGTGGCTGAGCCAGGCAAGGACGATACTATTCTCAAAGAGGACCACCTTGTGTGGATGTGCAGCCGTGACCGTGATGTTTCCGCGTCGGAAGTCCTGCCTATCGCCGTCTTTGATCGAGACTGCTGGTGGCGTGACCTTGCCCTGTCCAGTTTGAAAGAAGTTGGTCGGCAATATCAGATCGTCTTCACAAGTGAGAGCGCAACGGGGGTTCGCGCCGCCGTGCAGTCCGGGATCGCGGCTGGTCTGCTGAGTGCATCGGAAGACGCCGAGGTGTTGCGCACTTTGCCGGACATCGGGGCTGGTTCCCCGACATATCTGGTGTTGCAGAAGGCGAGCGGAGCAAAGGGTCCGATCTGTGATGCGATGTCCGAGGCGATCCGGGAGGCGTTCGCAGCATAG
- a CDS encoding permease: protein MSVSEIVQMARPGARHFYMLLTATLIALALWRPGLALDTAQFVVLGMIHVTPLVIPGIVLAAWITASGGSDQVAAVFHGRTVQTVIGATVVGALLPVCGVTVLPLMAGLLAARVPLAPVMAFWLASPITGPAMLSATVATLGWEFAIGKALAAIGLGLFGGSMTALAASRDWVMSPLRSNRIVGSLGGQCGGCGADSPGFDLRIWRDQDRRARFIRESWSITRLILLVLTPAFAAEYLLNAWLEPNAVAAYVGRDSAFAVPLAVVVGGPAYIDGYAALPLTRALLEHGMSSGAAMAFLVSGGVVSIWGAMAIFPVLKLKPFLLYLALAAVGSMASGWAFGALC from the coding sequence ATGTCGGTTTCAGAAATCGTGCAGATGGCCCGGCCAGGCGCCAGGCATTTCTATATGTTGCTGACGGCAACGCTTATCGCTCTGGCCCTTTGGCGACCGGGCTTGGCGCTGGATACGGCGCAGTTCGTCGTGCTCGGCATGATCCACGTCACGCCACTTGTCATTCCAGGTATCGTGCTTGCCGCCTGGATCACGGCAAGCGGGGGCAGCGATCAGGTGGCAGCAGTGTTTCATGGCCGAACGGTGCAGACTGTTATCGGGGCCACGGTCGTCGGAGCCTTGCTTCCGGTTTGCGGCGTTACTGTCCTGCCGCTGATGGCAGGGCTTCTGGCCGCGAGAGTTCCGCTGGCCCCTGTTATGGCGTTCTGGCTGGCCTCACCCATCACGGGACCGGCGATGCTGTCGGCAACGGTCGCCACCCTTGGGTGGGAGTTTGCCATCGGCAAGGCGTTGGCAGCCATTGGATTGGGCCTGTTTGGCGGGAGTATGACCGCTCTCGCCGCAAGCCGCGACTGGGTCATGTCACCTCTGCGCTCGAACCGGATCGTCGGATCGCTTGGCGGACAATGCGGCGGGTGCGGTGCAGATTCGCCGGGCTTTGATCTGCGCATCTGGCGCGACCAGGACCGCCGAGCCAGGTTCATCCGGGAAAGCTGGTCGATCACACGGCTGATCCTGTTGGTTCTGACACCCGCATTCGCGGCGGAGTATCTGCTGAACGCGTGGTTGGAGCCGAACGCCGTCGCCGCTTATGTTGGCCGTGACAGCGCCTTTGCTGTCCCGCTCGCGGTTGTCGTCGGAGGACCAGCTTACATCGACGGATATGCAGCACTTCCCCTGACCCGCGCATTGCTGGAACACGGCATGTCTTCGGGCGCGGCGATGGCCTTTCTGGTCTCGGGCGGTGTAGTCAGCATCTGGGGCGCAATGGCGATTTTTCCAGTGTTGAAACTGAAGCCGTTTCTGCTCTATCTCGCACTGGCGGCCGTCGGGTCGATGGCTTCGGGATGGGCATTCGGGGCACTCTGCTGA
- a CDS encoding NAD(P)/FAD-dependent oxidoreductase, whose product MPSNPQGPVNLKTPVRFSDSLPDAVDVVVIGGGVVGVTSALYMRAEGLSVALIEKGRIACEQSSRNWGWVRQHGRDEDELPVMKEASRLWAELDARVKGRAGFKRCGIVYLASSEAELARHEAWLEVAKRHQLTTRLLSAAEVSQRIDQGGLHTAHRWIGATITEDDGRAEPWQAVPAFAELARDEGVLVRENCAARALVITNDRITGVATEEGIVRCEQVLVAAGAWSSLFLQRHGIAIPQLSVRSTVSATAAMPAVFEGCAGDERLAFRRREDGGYTVSLPDLHDLYIGPSAFRHFLKWLPVASEHWRDTRFHVRAPKGFPDGWGTPRNWDEDEESPFERCRVLEPAPNTGKLEKMREAFASRFPNLGKPRLIATWAGMIDAMPDIVPICDRVPGTEGLMLATGMSGHGFGIGPAYGKAMAKIAAGKETDHDMTRFRFSRFTDGSKLRPGPAI is encoded by the coding sequence ATGCCCAGCAACCCGCAAGGACCGGTCAATCTCAAGACACCGGTGCGTTTTTCTGACAGTCTTCCCGACGCCGTCGATGTGGTTGTTATCGGCGGAGGTGTGGTGGGTGTTACCAGCGCGCTTTACATGCGTGCAGAAGGGCTTTCGGTGGCGCTGATCGAAAAGGGCCGGATCGCCTGCGAACAATCCTCGCGCAATTGGGGCTGGGTGCGTCAGCACGGGCGTGACGAGGATGAATTGCCGGTGATGAAGGAAGCCAGCCGGCTATGGGCGGAACTGGATGCCAGGGTGAAGGGCAGGGCCGGTTTCAAGCGCTGCGGCATTGTCTATCTTGCAAGCAGCGAAGCAGAACTTGCCCGGCATGAGGCCTGGCTGGAGGTTGCAAAACGCCATCAGTTGACGACGCGGCTTTTGAGCGCGGCGGAAGTCTCGCAGCGCATTGATCAGGGGGGGCTTCACACAGCCCATCGCTGGATCGGCGCCACCATTACCGAGGATGACGGGCGCGCTGAACCCTGGCAGGCGGTGCCGGCTTTTGCCGAACTTGCCCGTGATGAGGGCGTTTTGGTGCGGGAAAACTGTGCTGCAAGGGCGCTTGTCATCACCAATGACCGGATTACGGGCGTTGCTACCGAAGAAGGGATTGTGCGTTGTGAGCAGGTTCTGGTCGCAGCCGGTGCCTGGTCGTCCCTGTTCCTGCAGCGCCATGGCATCGCCATTCCGCAATTGAGCGTTCGCTCCACCGTCAGCGCCACGGCCGCCATGCCGGCCGTTTTCGAAGGATGTGCCGGGGATGAAAGGCTTGCTTTCCGCCGCCGCGAAGATGGCGGCTATACGGTCTCGCTGCCTGATCTTCATGATCTGTACATCGGGCCGTCCGCTTTTCGCCACTTTCTCAAATGGCTGCCCGTGGCAAGCGAGCACTGGCGCGATACGCGGTTTCATGTCCGCGCGCCCAAGGGCTTTCCCGATGGCTGGGGCACACCACGCAACTGGGACGAGGACGAGGAAAGCCCGTTCGAGCGCTGCCGGGTGCTGGAACCGGCGCCAAATACCGGCAAACTTGAGAAAATGCGCGAGGCTTTTGCTTCCCGGTTTCCCAATCTTGGCAAACCGCGTCTGATTGCCACCTGGGCCGGCATGATCGATGCCATGCCGGATATCGTGCCGATCTGCGACCGGGTGCCGGGGACCGAAGGGCTGATGCTGGCAACCGGCATGAGCGGGCACGGCTTCGGCATCGGACCGGCCTATGGCAAGGCGATGGCGAAGATTGCCGCGGGCAAGGAAACCGACCACGACATGACGCGGTTTCGGTTTTCGCGCTTTACCGATGGCAGCAAATTGCGGCCCGGGCCGGCGATTTGA
- the greA gene encoding transcription elongation factor GreA, translated as MEKVPMTKAGYEMLQAELKRRQSEERPAIIAAIAEARAHGDLSENAEYHAAKEHQSHNEGRVSELEDLLSRAEIIDISKLSGKTIKFGATVKLVDEETDEEKTYQIVGEQEADVKAGKISITSPIARAMIGKSEGDSIEVAAPGGARDYEILSVKFV; from the coding sequence ATGGAAAAGGTACCGATGACAAAGGCGGGTTATGAGATGCTTCAGGCTGAACTGAAGCGCCGCCAGTCCGAGGAGCGCCCCGCCATCATCGCGGCCATTGCCGAGGCGCGCGCCCATGGCGACCTTTCGGAAAATGCCGAATATCATGCCGCCAAGGAACACCAGAGCCACAATGAAGGCCGCGTCAGCGAGCTTGAGGATCTGCTTTCGCGCGCGGAAATCATCGACATATCCAAGCTTTCCGGCAAGACGATCAAGTTCGGCGCCACCGTCAAGCTCGTCGATGAGGAAACGGATGAGGAAAAGACCTACCAGATCGTCGGCGAACAGGAAGCCGATGTGAAGGCAGGCAAGATTTCCATCACCTCGCCGATCGCCCGTGCGATGATCGGCAAGAGCGAAGGCGATTCGATTGAGGTTGCCGCTCCGGGCGGAGCACGCGATTACGAGATCCTGTCGGTAAAATTCGTCTGA
- the trxB gene encoding thioredoxin-disulfide reductase produces MSEKDTNPAHSKVIVIGSGPAGYTAAIYAARALLEPVLIAGLEQGGQLMITTEVENYPGYADPVQGPWMMDQMRQQAENVGATIVNDHVMKADLSVRPFRLEGDSGKTYTCDALIIATGAKAKWLGLPSEQKFMGFGVSACATCDGFFYRGKHVLVVGGGNSAVEEALYLSNLASKVTLVHRRDELRAEKILQQRLFAKENVEFMWNHELAEITGNEGVPPAVTGARLKHSQSGEITEVSADGVFVAIGHAPQTELFEGQLKKKPSGYLWTAPDSTATEVPGVYAAGDITDEVYRQAVTAAGLGCMAALEAERYLTARESVAEAAE; encoded by the coding sequence ATGTCAGAAAAAGATACCAATCCAGCCCATTCAAAAGTCATCGTCATCGGATCCGGCCCTGCCGGTTATACCGCGGCAATCTATGCTGCGCGCGCGCTCCTGGAGCCGGTCCTGATTGCCGGCCTCGAACAGGGCGGCCAGTTGATGATCACCACCGAGGTCGAAAACTATCCAGGATACGCCGATCCCGTTCAGGGGCCGTGGATGATGGACCAGATGCGCCAACAGGCGGAAAACGTCGGCGCGACGATTGTCAACGATCACGTCATGAAGGCCGATCTTTCGGTTCGCCCGTTCCGTCTGGAGGGGGATTCGGGGAAGACCTATACCTGCGATGCGCTGATCATTGCTACCGGGGCAAAGGCCAAGTGGCTTGGCCTGCCGAGCGAACAGAAATTCATGGGCTTTGGCGTGTCGGCCTGCGCAACCTGCGACGGGTTCTTTTATCGCGGCAAGCACGTGCTGGTGGTCGGCGGCGGCAATTCGGCCGTGGAAGAAGCGCTCTATCTTTCCAATCTTGCCTCCAAGGTGACGCTGGTACACCGGCGGGATGAACTGCGGGCCGAAAAAATTCTCCAGCAGCGCCTGTTTGCAAAGGAAAACGTCGAATTCATGTGGAACCATGAGCTTGCGGAAATCACCGGCAATGAAGGTGTGCCGCCTGCCGTTACCGGCGCCCGCCTCAAGCACAGCCAGAGCGGAGAGATCACTGAAGTGTCTGCCGACGGCGTGTTCGTTGCCATCGGCCATGCCCCCCAAACCGAACTGTTCGAGGGACAGTTGAAGAAAAAACCCTCCGGTTACCTGTGGACGGCCCCCGATTCCACGGCAACTGAAGTTCCCGGCGTCTATGCTGCCGGCGACATCACCGATGAGGTTTACCGCCAGGCGGTTACGGCGGCCGGTCTGGGTTGCATGGCAGCCCTTGAGGCCGAGCGTTATCTGACCGCCCGCGAAAGCGTGGCCGAAGCCGCCGAATAA
- a CDS encoding LysR family transcriptional regulator, which translates to MDWDKLRIFHSVADAGSFTHAANQLNLSQSAISRQVSALEADLGVPLFARHARGLVLTEQGETLYHTVHDVLLKLQRTVNSLTESTENPAGKLRITTTVGLGTSWLTSRIHEFLDHYPEVQVELNLLNEELDLATRQADCAIRLRQPSQADIIQRKLFTVHFHIYASPGYLKRYGQPASVEDLDNHRILAFGENAPPYLADMNWLKTVGRPENNPRLPVFEVNNIIALRKITESGAGIAVLPDYVVEESHTVVPLLQSADVPSFDTYFCYPQSMRGSAKLTAFRDFLISKARHWEF; encoded by the coding sequence ATGGACTGGGACAAGTTGCGCATTTTTCACAGCGTCGCCGACGCCGGCAGCTTTACCCATGCCGCCAATCAGCTCAATCTCAGCCAATCGGCCATTTCCCGCCAGGTAAGCGCCCTTGAGGCTGATCTCGGCGTACCGCTTTTCGCCCGCCATGCCCGCGGTCTCGTGCTGACCGAGCAGGGAGAAACGCTGTATCACACCGTCCATGATGTGCTGTTGAAACTGCAGCGCACGGTCAATTCGCTGACCGAATCGACGGAAAACCCTGCGGGCAAGCTGCGCATCACCACAACCGTGGGCCTTGGAACCAGCTGGCTGACATCGCGTATCCATGAATTTCTGGATCATTATCCGGAGGTACAGGTTGAGTTGAACCTGCTCAATGAGGAGCTCGATCTGGCGACAAGACAGGCAGACTGCGCCATCCGGCTTCGCCAGCCCAGCCAGGCCGACATCATCCAGCGCAAGCTGTTCACGGTGCATTTCCACATCTACGCTTCGCCCGGATATCTAAAACGCTACGGCCAGCCGGCCAGTGTGGAGGATCTGGACAACCACCGGATTCTCGCCTTTGGCGAAAACGCCCCACCCTATCTGGCCGACATGAACTGGCTCAAAACGGTCGGGCGTCCGGAAAACAATCCGCGCCTTCCCGTTTTCGAGGTCAACAACATCATTGCCCTTCGCAAGATCACCGAATCGGGCGCCGGCATTGCCGTTCTGCCCGACTATGTGGTGGAGGAAAGCCACACCGTCGTCCCCTTGCTGCAAAGCGCCGATGTGCCCAGCTTCGATACTTATTTTTGCTATCCCCAGTCTATGCGCGGTTCTGCAAAGCTGACGGCCTTCCGTGACTTTCTGATCTCAAAGGCCCGGCACTGGGAATTCTGA
- the msrP gene encoding protein-methionine-sulfoxide reductase catalytic subunit MsrP, translated as MHFQKKPDWHIGEAEATPEEIFLNRRQILMAMGIGAAGSLSGGLLLPSLSRAAQEDPSASLYPVPRNEAYELDRELTPEEVNLRYNNFYEFGSHKEIHKAAQALKTRPWEVRIDGAVEEEKTVAIDDLLKAMPLEERLYRHRCVEAWSMTIPWSGFAMKALLDYSQPTSKAKYVRFETFHDKEMASGQSQFWYPWPYVEGMTMEEAANDLAFMVTGAYGKPLAKQFGAPLRLALPWKYGFKSIKSIRRITFTAERPVSFWEQLAPTEYGFWANVNPDVPHPRWSQATERVLHTGDRVPTLIYNGYGEQVAGLYDEIGKSEKIFY; from the coding sequence ATGCATTTTCAGAAGAAACCGGACTGGCATATCGGCGAAGCCGAGGCGACGCCGGAAGAAATATTCTTGAATCGCCGGCAGATACTGATGGCGATGGGGATCGGCGCGGCTGGCAGTTTGTCAGGCGGATTGCTTTTGCCGTCGCTGTCCAGGGCCGCACAAGAAGATCCTTCCGCCAGCCTTTACCCGGTACCCCGCAATGAAGCCTATGAGCTCGACCGCGAACTTACGCCGGAAGAGGTCAATCTGCGCTACAACAATTTCTACGAATTCGGTTCCCACAAGGAAATCCACAAAGCAGCCCAGGCGCTGAAGACAAGGCCGTGGGAAGTGCGCATCGACGGCGCGGTGGAGGAGGAGAAGACAGTTGCCATCGACGACCTGCTAAAGGCAATGCCGCTGGAGGAGCGGCTGTACCGCCACCGGTGTGTGGAGGCGTGGTCAATGACGATTCCCTGGTCGGGTTTTGCGATGAAAGCGCTGCTCGACTATTCGCAGCCGACATCCAAAGCAAAGTATGTGCGCTTCGAGACCTTTCACGACAAGGAGATGGCCTCCGGCCAGTCGCAGTTCTGGTATCCCTGGCCCTATGTGGAAGGGATGACGATGGAAGAAGCAGCGAACGATCTCGCCTTTATGGTCACCGGCGCATATGGCAAGCCGCTTGCCAAGCAGTTCGGTGCGCCGCTGCGTCTCGCGCTGCCGTGGAAATACGGCTTCAAATCGATCAAGTCGATCCGCAGGATCACCTTTACCGCCGAACGGCCGGTCAGTTTTTGGGAACAGCTTGCGCCAACCGAGTATGGCTTCTGGGCCAATGTCAATCCGGATGTGCCTCATCCACGATGGAGCCAGGCAACGGAGCGCGTGCTGCATACCGGCGATCGGGTGCCGACGCTAATCTACAACGGATATGGCGAGCAGGTTGCCGGCCTTTATGACGAGATCGGCAAGAGCGAGAAGATATTCTACTAA
- a CDS encoding TIGR02453 family protein, with protein sequence MTEFAGIPKSLPAFLAELAENNSREWFAENRDRFQTLAVGPCLALIDALAPKLAAMNPPHKAIAATNRSLRRIYRDTRFSKDKTPYYTYLHLIFWAGDHPMRSPGLHVVFTAGGLGLGAGLWGFDKQTLRRYREAIADGGKRKALGDALQQARQAGCHLEAPVLKRVPAGLEVPQEAEKLARQKGIVVRNRNEAYDDAVFSSNCVDYLIGRLEPLCGVDRWLMGHVFAD encoded by the coding sequence GTGACGGAGTTTGCCGGTATACCGAAATCGCTGCCGGCGTTTCTGGCGGAACTGGCCGAGAACAACAGCCGGGAATGGTTTGCTGAAAATCGCGACCGGTTTCAAACGCTTGCAGTAGGGCCTTGCCTGGCGCTGATTGATGCACTTGCGCCAAAGCTGGCGGCGATGAACCCGCCGCACAAGGCAATTGCCGCCACAAACCGGTCGCTGCGGCGCATCTACCGCGACACACGGTTTTCAAAGGACAAGACGCCTTACTACACCTATCTGCACCTGATCTTCTGGGCCGGGGATCATCCCATGCGCTCGCCGGGGCTGCATGTCGTTTTTACTGCAGGCGGCCTTGGGCTTGGTGCCGGCTTGTGGGGCTTCGACAAGCAAACGCTCCGACGCTACCGCGAGGCCATTGCCGATGGCGGCAAGCGCAAAGCGCTGGGAGATGCTTTGCAACAGGCCCGGCAGGCCGGTTGTCATCTGGAAGCTCCTGTGCTCAAACGCGTGCCGGCCGGACTGGAGGTGCCGCAGGAAGCAGAGAAACTTGCGCGTCAAAAGGGCATTGTCGTGCGCAATCGCAATGAGGCCTATGACGATGCCGTATTCTCCTCAAACTGTGTTGACTACCTGATCGGACGCCTGGAACCGTTATGCGGGGTGGACCGGTGGCTAATGGGGCATGTTTTCGCTGATTGA
- a CDS encoding BA14K family protein: protein MRKAVSAFVAAAMLATVPLAASTQPAAAVHKQWHKGLATGIGVGVGLGIVGALTRPRQQQVIVQQPAPVYVQPAPVVRPGYSQAHYNWCFANYRSYDSGSNTYMAFSGVRRACNSPYD, encoded by the coding sequence ATGAGAAAAGCAGTTAGCGCTTTTGTGGCGGCTGCGATGCTGGCAACGGTGCCGCTTGCCGCATCCACACAACCGGCCGCCGCTGTTCACAAGCAATGGCACAAAGGTCTTGCAACCGGAATCGGTGTTGGTGTTGGCCTTGGCATTGTGGGTGCTTTGACCCGCCCCCGCCAACAGCAGGTAATCGTGCAGCAGCCGGCTCCCGTCTATGTACAGCCGGCGCCGGTCGTGCGCCCCGGATACAGTCAGGCGCATTACAACTGGTGCTTTGCGAATTACCGTTCCTATGATTCAGGATCGAATACCTATATGGCATTTTCCGGCGTTCGCCGGGCCTGTAATTCGCCATACGATTGA
- a CDS encoding putative bifunctional diguanylate cyclase/phosphodiesterase translates to MRIRFWLYLFFGALSMLPVIFLGAWAQNRIDAGAGAIAGSSMLVPTSFSLAVAALVSILLSHLISEPMERMQAAFRHFLETGEVAPLTQKRPPFLPAEQRELESSFNAMAENLRSAQRELARLAYFDDVTGLPSRDAVNRLGERDLSKLANSGMEAVLFFIDIDNFKEINDTHGHQTGDQVLRYLGARIADIVELNTGQSPVKPDLSFDARTGKAAPSPCLARIGGDEFALFLPENRGFAQKDAIAEQILDSVSAAIPGIPSNHSLGCSIGAAIFPENGLTFPELIKRADVAMYHVKKSGKSGIRYYGMETGEVSLAELRSSVQKAIENDEMELFYQAKIDAASNAVSSVEALVRWVHPQKGVINPGHFIPAIENHETTSMLGEWVIRRACADMKSWEAQGMKMNIAVNIATRHFMSDGFAERIRSIVTSQGCDPGRFEIEVTEETALSRYDEPSSTISELQQIGFKVALDDYGRGYSNLSRLSELRVDTLKIDGPLTARLTRDRRTRVIFEATVNMARGLGCKTVAEGVETAEEAAILRELGCTELQGFYFSTPLPVESFNNWWRNRNRQQAELVA, encoded by the coding sequence ATGCGAATCCGGTTTTGGCTGTATTTGTTCTTCGGCGCGTTGTCGATGTTGCCGGTCATTTTCCTCGGCGCATGGGCGCAGAACAGGATTGACGCCGGCGCTGGGGCAATCGCCGGAAGTTCCATGCTGGTTCCAACGAGCTTCAGCCTTGCCGTAGCCGCCCTTGTCTCAATCCTGTTGTCCCATCTCATTTCCGAGCCGATGGAGCGCATGCAGGCTGCATTCCGGCATTTTCTTGAGACCGGTGAAGTTGCACCGCTAACCCAAAAGCGCCCGCCGTTTCTGCCCGCAGAGCAGCGCGAATTGGAAAGCTCATTCAACGCCATGGCTGAAAATTTGCGCAGCGCCCAGCGTGAACTGGCAAGACTTGCCTATTTCGACGACGTCACAGGCCTGCCAAGCCGCGATGCCGTCAACCGGCTGGGCGAGCGCGATCTCAGCAAGCTGGCCAATTCAGGCATGGAAGCTGTTCTCTTCTTCATCGACATCGACAACTTCAAGGAGATCAACGATACCCATGGTCACCAGACAGGCGATCAGGTTCTGCGATATCTGGGCGCCCGCATCGCAGACATTGTCGAACTGAATACCGGCCAATCCCCGGTCAAACCGGATCTCTCCTTCGACGCACGTACCGGCAAGGCCGCGCCCAGCCCCTGTCTTGCCCGCATTGGCGGTGATGAGTTTGCACTGTTTTTGCCTGAAAACAGGGGGTTTGCACAAAAGGACGCCATCGCAGAACAAATCCTGGATTCGGTCTCTGCGGCAATTCCCGGTATTCCCAGCAATCACTCCCTTGGCTGCAGCATCGGTGCTGCCATCTTTCCCGAAAACGGCCTGACCTTTCCTGAACTGATCAAGCGCGCCGACGTCGCCATGTACCACGTCAAAAAGTCCGGCAAATCCGGCATCCGTTATTACGGCATGGAAACCGGTGAAGTAAGTCTCGCTGAACTTCGCAGCAGCGTACAAAAGGCCATCGAGAACGATGAGATGGAATTGTTCTACCAGGCAAAAATCGATGCAGCTTCGAACGCCGTCAGTTCGGTGGAAGCGCTGGTGCGCTGGGTGCATCCGCAAAAGGGCGTCATCAATCCGGGGCACTTCATTCCGGCAATTGAAAACCATGAAACCACCAGCATGCTGGGTGAGTGGGTTATCCGGCGGGCCTGTGCCGACATGAAGTCCTGGGAAGCACAGGGCATGAAAATGAACATCGCCGTCAACATCGCCACACGGCATTTCATGTCTGACGGCTTTGCCGAACGCATTCGCAGCATCGTTACCTCGCAAGGGTGTGATCCCGGACGTTTTGAAATCGAGGTAACGGAGGAAACCGCACTTTCGCGTTACGATGAGCCCTCCAGCACGATCAGCGAATTGCAGCAAATCGGCTTCAAGGTGGCACTGGACGATTACGGAAGGGGCTATTCCAACCTCTCGCGCCTGTCGGAACTGCGCGTCGACACGCTCAAAATCGACGGACCGCTGACCGCCAGGTTGACCAGGGACCGCCGAACACGGGTCATTTTCGAGGCAACCGTCAACATGGCGCGCGGCCTTGGCTGCAAGACCGTTGCAGAAGGCGTGGAAACCGCGGAGGAAGCCGCAATCCTGCGAGAATTGGGGTGCACCGAATTGCAGGGCTTTTATTTTTCGACGCCGCTGCCGGTGGAAAGCTTCAACAACTGGTGGCGAAATCGCAATCGGCAGCAGGCCGAACTCGTCGCCTGA
- a CDS encoding MBL fold metallo-hydrolase, whose product MGKLAAAIVTVTPFQQNCTILWDDETREGVVIDPGGEVERIKAALEETGVTAKTIWLTHGHIDHAGGAEALKQALGATIIGPHEADRELLESIEQQSEMFGVPGGFQNAYPDQWLAEGDTVSIGEHVFEVLHCPGHAPGHVVFYNSAHRFAHVGDVLFQGSIGRTDLPGGDHDTLLRSIREKLLPLGDDVSFICGHGPGSTIGRERLNNPFLT is encoded by the coding sequence ATGGGAAAACTCGCCGCGGCCATTGTTACGGTTACGCCGTTTCAGCAAAACTGCACCATCCTGTGGGACGATGAGACCAGGGAGGGTGTGGTTATTGATCCGGGCGGAGAAGTGGAGCGCATCAAGGCGGCGTTGGAGGAAACGGGCGTTACCGCCAAAACCATCTGGCTAACCCATGGCCATATCGACCATGCCGGCGGAGCCGAAGCGCTCAAACAGGCACTTGGGGCAACCATCATCGGCCCGCATGAGGCCGACCGGGAGCTGCTCGAAAGCATCGAACAGCAATCGGAGATGTTCGGCGTGCCCGGCGGCTTTCAAAATGCCTATCCCGACCAGTGGCTCGCAGAAGGCGATACCGTCAGCATCGGCGAACATGTTTTCGAAGTATTGCATTGTCCGGGCCATGCGCCCGGTCACGTGGTATTTTACAATAGCGCCCACCGGTTTGCCCATGTGGGCGATGTGCTGTTTCAGGGTTCGATTGGCAGAACGGATCTGCCTGGCGGCGACCATGACACGCTGCTGCGTTCGATCCGCGAGAAGCTGTTGCCGCTTGGGGATGATGTATCGTTCATATGTGGCCATGGGCCTGGCAGCACGATAGGCCGCGAACGGCTCAACAATCCCTTTCTGACCTAG